The Rhodospirillaceae bacterium genome includes a window with the following:
- a CDS encoding alpha/beta hydrolase, whose amino-acid sequence MDYRDLPREELIRQYSPRIAVPEHPVWKAQWTLASALARSTYEGRLRIPYGPTEGQTLDLFPAKEPGSPINIFVHGGFWRFLDSFDHTLVAPAVLDAGGASILLNYDLCPKVPLTEVVRQVRAALKWVWDHAEEANGDREKIYISGHSAGGHLASMMCTGDFNRDFGLPDDAVKGATIVSAMLDLEPVMLVPGSEELLVPDDEVRALSPRYNPPAPHIPLVVAVGGMETTEWIRQTDDMMVVLREQGSPVVYLKPEFDQHYSILLSLGNPLSELCAAMQGQMGLPAMDPYVFGDVVW is encoded by the coding sequence ATGGACTATCGCGACTTACCGCGCGAAGAACTGATACGCCAGTACAGCCCGCGCATCGCGGTGCCCGAGCATCCGGTCTGGAAGGCCCAGTGGACGCTCGCCAGCGCGCTGGCGCGCAGCACATACGAAGGCCGGCTGCGCATCCCCTACGGGCCGACGGAGGGCCAGACGCTGGACCTGTTTCCGGCGAAGGAGCCGGGGTCGCCGATCAACATTTTCGTTCATGGCGGCTTCTGGCGCTTTCTCGACAGCTTCGACCACACCCTGGTCGCCCCGGCGGTGCTCGACGCCGGCGGCGCGTCGATCCTGCTCAACTACGATCTCTGCCCGAAGGTTCCGCTCACCGAAGTCGTGCGCCAGGTCCGCGCCGCGCTGAAATGGGTCTGGGACCATGCCGAAGAGGCCAACGGCGACCGGGAGAAGATTTACATTTCCGGCCATTCGGCGGGCGGCCACCTCGCCTCGATGATGTGCACCGGCGATTTCAACCGCGACTTCGGCCTGCCGGACGATGCGGTCAAGGGCGCGACCATCGTGAGCGCGATGCTGGACCTGGAGCCGGTGATGCTGGTGCCGGGGTCAGAGGAACTGCTCGTGCCGGACGACGAGGTGCGCGCGCTCAGCCCGCGTTACAATCCGCCGGCGCCGCACATTCCGCTGGTCGTCGCCGTCGGCGGCATGGAGACCACCGAGTGGATCCGCCAGACCGACGACATGATGGTCGTGCTGCGCGAACAGGGCAGCCCGGTTGTCTATCTCAAGCCGGAATTCGACCAGCACTATTCGATCCTGCTGTCGCTCGGCAATCCGCTGTCGGAACTGTGCGCCGCCATGCAGGGGCAGATGGGCCTGCCGGCGATGGACCCGTATGTGTTCGGCGACGTCGTCTGGTGA